In Paenibacillus guangzhouensis, a single window of DNA contains:
- a CDS encoding Na+/H+ antiporter, protein MEFVIPLLALIGVIVVATVLNKKFPRIPLALFQILLGAMVSWLPFIPITLEFEPEVFMVCLIAPLLFGDARATSRKELWDFRKPILYMALGLVLITVLGLGYVIHLLIPSMPLAAAFALAAVLSPTDAVAVKSITQGLPLPSSLMPILEGESLLNDAAGIVSFKVALAVVLTGVFSVQSATFNFIIVSLGGILAGLICGFLFVKLRLSLRQNGFEEVNSLVAIQFITPFVIFIIAEELAVSGILAVVAAGIIHGIERDRLQQTSTKIQMTSSTTWSVLSYLFNGFVFVLLGFLLPEVVRGLLESQEISIAVVLGFTLLISVGLFLIRYIWVYALYRNFVAIEGHEPHGEADNVSRGRYALLTATCGIHGTITLATAMSIPFLLSNGSLFPYRNTILFISAGVILLSLLFATIVLPLLLRHAAEQEVEEKDFMSMQEATQYILQRTIQLLDAESDNDHKRATFRVIRELEEQRRMMEEGKASKLSSSVLRKLQEIGREAEMKKLTQMIEQGEVSPQLMTHYPVINEPQELYTVRSNLRRIWFRYKMYWMKKKLKKLSGAQLPPKMASRTKELTAFVEEMHRVKGELRQAAIQAIKQHMTPDNHYEALFMIQYYARKQQSSLSEEEEANFMDMVGEVRLRSIQLKRDLVQNLEESEQITAATRLKLLQNMNYEEMLLLDPA, encoded by the coding sequence ATGGAGTTCGTCATCCCTCTATTAGCCTTGATCGGTGTCATCGTGGTGGCAACGGTCTTGAATAAGAAGTTCCCTCGTATCCCTCTCGCCTTATTTCAAATTCTGCTCGGTGCGATGGTGTCTTGGCTGCCCTTCATTCCGATTACGCTGGAGTTCGAACCGGAAGTGTTCATGGTCTGCCTCATCGCGCCGCTGCTGTTCGGAGATGCCCGCGCGACGTCGCGCAAGGAGCTGTGGGACTTCCGAAAGCCGATCCTGTACATGGCTTTGGGCTTGGTGTTGATTACGGTGCTTGGTCTCGGTTACGTGATCCATTTGCTCATTCCGTCGATGCCGCTCGCCGCGGCCTTTGCACTCGCGGCGGTGCTATCGCCGACAGATGCGGTGGCCGTGAAGTCGATTACGCAGGGACTTCCGCTGCCTTCAAGCTTAATGCCCATCTTAGAGGGGGAGTCGCTGCTGAATGACGCGGCGGGCATCGTGAGCTTCAAGGTCGCGCTCGCTGTCGTATTGACGGGGGTATTCTCCGTGCAGTCGGCGACATTCAACTTTATCATCGTCTCGTTGGGCGGAATTTTGGCGGGACTGATCTGCGGGTTCTTATTCGTCAAATTAAGGCTGTCCCTCCGGCAGAACGGGTTCGAAGAGGTGAACTCACTCGTTGCGATACAGTTCATTACGCCTTTCGTCATCTTCATTATTGCTGAGGAATTGGCGGTCTCCGGCATTCTGGCGGTTGTCGCTGCGGGGATTATTCATGGGATCGAGCGGGACAGGCTTCAACAGACGTCCACGAAGATTCAGATGACTTCGAGTACGACATGGTCCGTATTGAGTTATCTCTTTAATGGCTTCGTATTCGTGCTGCTGGGTTTCTTGCTGCCAGAAGTCGTGCGAGGGCTGCTCGAGAGCCAGGAAATCTCGATAGCTGTCGTGCTCGGGTTCACGCTGCTTATTAGCGTCGGGCTATTCTTGATCCGCTATATCTGGGTGTATGCGCTGTATCGCAATTTCGTCGCTATCGAAGGGCATGAGCCGCATGGTGAAGCCGATAACGTCTCCAGAGGCAGATATGCGTTGTTGACCGCCACCTGCGGGATCCATGGAACGATTACGCTTGCGACGGCGATGTCGATTCCATTCTTGTTGTCGAACGGTTCGTTGTTCCCTTATCGGAACACGATCCTATTTATCTCCGCGGGCGTCATTCTGCTTAGCTTGCTCTTCGCCACGATTGTGCTGCCCCTCTTGCTGCGGCACGCGGCCGAGCAGGAAGTAGAGGAGAAGGACTTCATGTCGATGCAGGAAGCGACGCAATATATTCTGCAGCGGACGATCCAGCTCTTGGATGCCGAATCAGACAATGATCATAAACGAGCGACCTTCCGGGTCATTCGCGAACTGGAAGAGCAGCGGCGGATGATGGAGGAAGGCAAGGCGTCGAAGCTATCGAGCAGCGTCCTGCGCAAACTTCAGGAGATCGGCCGCGAAGCCGAGATGAAGAAGCTGACGCAGATGATCGAACAGGGAGAAGTGTCACCGCAACTGATGACGCATTATCCGGTCATCAACGAGCCGCAAGAGCTCTATACCGTACGGTCGAATCTACGTCGCATATGGTTCCGCTACAAGATGTATTGGATGAAGAAAAAATTGAAGAAGCTTAGCGGGGCGCAGCTGCCGCCTAAAATGGCTTCGCGAACGAAGGAACTCACGGCGTTCGTCGAGGAGATGCATCGCGTGAAAGGGGAGCTGCGACAAGCGGCGATTCAAGCGATCAAGCAGCATATGACGCCGGATAATCACTATGAAGCCCTCTTTATGATTCAATATTACGCACGGAAGCAGCAATCATCGCTTAGTGAGGAAGAAGAAGCGAACTTCATGGATATGGTCGGTGAAGTGCGGCTGCGGAGCATTCAATTGAAGCGGGATTTGGTACAGAATTTAGAAGAATCAGAACAAATTACGGCAGCAACGCGGCTAAAACTGCTGCAGAATATGAATTATGAAGAGATGCTGCTGCTCGATCCGGCGTAA
- a CDS encoding iron-hydroxamate ABC transporter substrate-binding protein, whose translation MKKLLLPALAVLLILMSACNSQAAKPADESAAKEPAKTEQHATFTYQSEAGPIEVPSHPERVVVLSTYAGNVMSLGVHLVGVDSWSKMNPKFQDKLKDVQEVSDENLEKIIELDPDLIIGLTTIKNADKLKEIAPTVTYTYGKLDYLTQHIEIGKLLNKEKEAQAWVDDFKQRAAKAGADIKAKIGENATVSVIENFDKQLYVFGDHWGRGTEILYQEMKLKMPEKVKEMAMAPGYYALSAEVLPEFAGDYIIFSKSSDTDNSFQNTNTYKNVPAVKNNRVYETDAKSFYFNDPLTLDFQLEFFIEKFLGN comes from the coding sequence ATGAAAAAACTATTGCTCCCCGCCCTTGCTGTACTCCTCATCTTGATGAGCGCATGCAACAGCCAAGCAGCCAAGCCAGCGGATGAGTCCGCTGCGAAAGAACCGGCGAAGACAGAACAACATGCAACCTTCACGTACCAATCCGAGGCTGGTCCGATCGAGGTTCCTAGCCATCCGGAACGCGTCGTCGTCCTCTCGACGTATGCTGGCAACGTGATGTCGCTTGGCGTTCATCTCGTCGGCGTCGATTCCTGGTCGAAGATGAATCCGAAGTTCCAGGATAAATTGAAAGACGTCCAGGAAGTATCGGATGAGAATCTCGAGAAGATCATTGAGCTCGATCCGGATCTGATCATCGGACTGACCACGATTAAGAACGCGGATAAATTAAAAGAAATCGCTCCTACCGTTACGTATACTTACGGAAAATTAGACTACTTAACGCAGCATATCGAAATTGGTAAGCTGCTGAACAAAGAGAAAGAGGCGCAAGCTTGGGTCGATGATTTCAAACAGCGCGCTGCTAAAGCTGGTGCTGACATCAAAGCAAAAATCGGCGAGAATGCTACCGTGTCCGTCATTGAGAATTTCGACAAGCAGCTCTATGTCTTCGGTGATCACTGGGGGCGCGGTACGGAGATCCTCTACCAAGAGATGAAATTGAAAATGCCTGAGAAAGTGAAGGAAATGGCGATGGCGCCTGGCTATTACGCCTTGTCTGCCGAAGTATTGCCAGAGTTCGCCGGCGACTACATCATTTTCAGCAAGAGCAGCGATACCGACAATTCGTTCCAAAACACCAATACGTACAAAAACGTCCCTGCGGTGAAAAACAATCGTGTCTACGAAACGGATGCCAAATCGTTCTACTTCAATGACCCACTGACACTTGATTTCCAACTTGAATTCTTTATCGAGAAATTTCTAGGAAACTAA
- a CDS encoding FecCD family ABC transporter permease, with translation MTNRRSIPFVYKLIAGILLFVAMFMVAMVFGAADTSIKDVWLALTSPDATGDKISLIREIRLPREVAAIFVGAALAVSGAMMQGMTRNPLADPGLLGLTAGANAALAITLAFIPGANYFYIMIACFIGAALGSILVFGIGTVKKGGFSPLRIVLAGTAISAFLYAIAEGIGIYFKISKDVSMWTAGGLIGASWDQLQVIVPFIIAGLLIAMALSKQLTILSLSEEVAMGLGQKIQKLKMLLIFATVLLAGASVALVGNMTFIGLMIPHIVRGFVGTDYRYSIPMSAITGAAFMLFADTLGRTINAPYETPVAAIVAMLGLPFFLYIVRKGGKHFS, from the coding sequence ATGACGAATCGACGTTCCATCCCATTCGTCTACAAACTGATCGCAGGAATTCTCCTGTTCGTAGCGATGTTCATGGTCGCGATGGTATTCGGAGCAGCCGACACATCTATCAAGGATGTGTGGCTCGCGCTGACCTCGCCAGACGCTACGGGAGATAAAATATCGTTGATTCGTGAAATTCGCTTACCTCGTGAAGTTGCAGCCATCTTCGTCGGAGCGGCGCTTGCCGTCTCCGGCGCGATGATGCAGGGCATGACGCGCAACCCACTGGCCGATCCCGGCCTGCTCGGGTTGACCGCAGGCGCCAATGCAGCGCTGGCGATTACGCTCGCCTTCATTCCGGGTGCGAATTATTTCTATATCATGATTGCTTGCTTCATAGGAGCAGCACTTGGATCCATCCTTGTCTTCGGCATCGGTACGGTGAAGAAAGGCGGTTTCTCGCCGCTTCGGATCGTGCTCGCCGGAACGGCCATCTCGGCCTTCTTGTATGCGATTGCGGAAGGCATCGGCATCTATTTCAAAATTTCCAAAGACGTATCTATGTGGACTGCCGGCGGATTGATCGGGGCGTCCTGGGATCAGCTCCAGGTCATCGTACCATTCATTATCGCCGGGCTGTTGATCGCAATGGCGCTATCCAAGCAGCTGACCATCCTAAGCCTCAGCGAAGAGGTCGCGATGGGCTTAGGACAGAAGATCCAGAAGCTAAAGATGCTGCTCATCTTCGCTACGGTACTTCTCGCCGGCGCCTCCGTGGCACTCGTCGGCAACATGACGTTCATCGGGTTGATGATTCCGCATATCGTGCGCGGCTTCGTCGGCACCGACTACCGGTATTCCATTCCGATGTCCGCGATTACCGGCGCCGCATTCATGCTGTTCGCCGATACGCTTGGACGTACCATCAACGCGCCTTATGAGACGCCGGTCGCGGCAATCGTCGCCATGCTCGGCTTGCCATTCTTCCTCTACATCGTGCGTAAAGGAGGGAAGCATTTCTCATGA
- the ade gene encoding adenine deaminase, whose translation MANSRRFKLTEVARQLANVAMGQAHADLVIKNGTLVNVLSGELIEQVDVAVAAGRIAFVGNADHTIGEQTQVIDAAGRFISPGLLDGHMHVESTMLSVTEFARAALSTGTTGIFMDPHEIANVFGSEGVRLMHEEGQQLPLKVYTTFPSCVPATMDLEDAGASLSVEDIRAGMQWNNVVGLGEVMNFPGVVFGDPQMCGEIEATIAAGKAVTGHFPSDDNRMLQAYLNAGVTSDHETVTREQGLEKVRLGMHLMIREGSAWHDVKEVIKIVTEDKVNTSNISLVTDDVNPQTLVELGHLNHVIRRAIEEGVDPVTAIQMATINVARYYRMDEDLGSIAPGKCADILLIDDLRRVVPSTVITDGEVIYDQGQYTVEFPKFTYPERILNSMNVHRTLTADDFKLASRGTAAKTEVNVIGAIENSARTEKRKAVLPVVDGIIQPDLAQDVIRLACIERHHATGQISNAFTHGFQIQSGAVASTVAHDSHNLIVMGVSEEDMAFAANELVRIGGGTIVVRDGKVLASVLAIAGLMSEKSLQEVVEEVAQLDEAWKTIGCPLNAPFMTFSLIALPVIPEIRITNRGLADVMEFKLIDVEIG comes from the coding sequence ATGGCGAATAGCAGAAGATTCAAGCTTACAGAGGTAGCAAGACAATTAGCGAACGTTGCGATGGGACAAGCCCATGCAGATTTGGTCATTAAGAATGGTACTTTGGTGAACGTATTATCCGGCGAACTCATCGAGCAAGTGGATGTCGCTGTCGCGGCAGGGAGAATTGCGTTCGTGGGCAACGCAGATCACACCATTGGAGAGCAGACGCAGGTGATTGATGCCGCAGGCAGATTTATTTCCCCGGGGCTATTGGATGGCCATATGCACGTGGAGAGCACGATGCTGTCGGTGACTGAGTTCGCAAGAGCGGCATTGTCGACAGGCACGACCGGAATTTTCATGGATCCGCATGAAATCGCGAATGTATTCGGCAGCGAGGGCGTACGCTTGATGCATGAGGAAGGACAGCAGCTTCCGCTCAAAGTCTACACGACCTTCCCATCCTGCGTTCCGGCAACCATGGATTTGGAGGATGCCGGAGCGAGCTTATCCGTCGAGGATATTCGAGCCGGGATGCAGTGGAACAACGTTGTCGGTTTGGGTGAAGTGATGAACTTCCCGGGCGTCGTGTTCGGAGATCCGCAGATGTGCGGCGAGATTGAAGCGACAATTGCAGCAGGTAAGGCGGTGACAGGGCATTTCCCAAGTGATGATAATCGCATGCTGCAAGCTTACCTGAATGCCGGGGTGACGTCGGATCATGAGACGGTTACGCGGGAGCAAGGGCTTGAGAAGGTACGCCTCGGCATGCATTTGATGATCCGGGAAGGCTCTGCATGGCATGATGTGAAGGAAGTCATCAAGATCGTAACGGAAGATAAAGTGAATACGAGCAACATCTCGCTCGTAACCGACGATGTGAACCCGCAGACACTCGTCGAGCTGGGACATCTAAACCATGTGATTCGCCGCGCGATTGAAGAAGGGGTCGACCCGGTGACGGCGATTCAGATGGCGACGATTAACGTCGCGCGTTATTACCGGATGGACGAAGATCTCGGCAGCATCGCCCCAGGCAAGTGCGCGGACATTCTGCTCATCGATGACCTTCGCCGTGTCGTGCCATCGACCGTCATCACGGATGGTGAGGTGATCTATGATCAGGGGCAATATACGGTGGAGTTCCCGAAATTCACCTATCCGGAGCGAATCCTGAACTCGATGAATGTGCACAGAACGCTCACGGCGGATGATTTCAAGCTGGCAAGCCGAGGAACGGCGGCGAAGACGGAAGTGAACGTGATCGGCGCGATCGAGAATAGTGCGCGGACCGAGAAGCGGAAGGCGGTTCTTCCCGTAGTCGATGGCATCATTCAGCCAGACCTGGCGCAGGATGTCATTCGTCTTGCTTGTATCGAACGTCACCATGCGACGGGCCAGATCTCGAACGCGTTCACCCATGGCTTCCAGATCCAATCGGGTGCAGTCGCCTCAACCGTGGCGCATGACAGCCACAACTTGATCGTCATGGGCGTGAGCGAGGAAGATATGGCCTTTGCAGCGAATGAACTGGTTCGGATCGGCGGGGGGACGATCGTCGTTCGTGACGGCAAGGTACTCGCATCCGTGCTCGCGATTGCCGGGCTCATGTCCGAGAAGTCTTTGCAAGAGGTTGTAGAAGAAGTCGCACAGCTGGATGAGGCTTGGAAAACGATCGGATGTCCGTTGAATGCGCCATTCATGACGTTCTCGCTCATTGCGCTGCCGGTGATTCCGGAGATTCGTATCACGAATCGCGGTCTGGCCGATGTGATGGAGTTCAAGCTGATTGATGTCGAAATAGGATAA
- the thrC gene encoding threonine synthase yields MKYISTRGQVAPIGFIDAILMGLANDGGLLVPEHLPQLSEETLRQWQELTYPELALEVFSLFVNDEIPRADLKKLVDDSYGTFRHDEVTPVHKLDDQRYILELFHGPTFAFKDVALQFLGNLYSYVSKKTNSIIHILGATSGDTGASAIEGVRGKEGIRICILHPHQKVSEVQALQMTTVDDANVLNLAVEGTFDDCQRIIKELFADVDFKHEYHLRAINSINIARILAQTVYYFYAYFQLAKQGVDRKISFSVPTGNFGDIFAGYLAQQMGLPIHKLILATNANNILERFVSEGLYQPGEFRGTYSPSMDIQVASNFERYLYYLNNGNSDVVSTLMAEFKAEGRIAVDADTLSHVQSDFSAYSVSNEECLDTLSDYYAKYDYLMDPHTACGAAAADKLATADDVTIILSTAHPAKFDESIRLREIAQEYPAQIQALFNKPQIRTVVSGTNEAIKDQLVKFF; encoded by the coding sequence ATGAAGTATATCAGCACACGGGGGCAAGTCGCCCCGATCGGGTTCATCGACGCTATCCTGATGGGACTGGCAAATGACGGTGGACTGCTCGTCCCTGAACACCTGCCGCAATTATCTGAAGAGACGCTGCGTCAATGGCAAGAGCTCACCTATCCCGAACTTGCGCTCGAAGTGTTCTCCTTGTTCGTGAACGATGAGATTCCAAGAGCCGATCTGAAGAAGTTGGTGGATGACAGCTACGGCACCTTCCGTCATGACGAAGTGACACCGGTCCATAAGCTGGACGACCAACGCTATATCCTGGAGTTGTTCCATGGCCCGACCTTTGCATTCAAAGATGTCGCACTGCAATTCCTCGGTAACCTCTATTCCTATGTATCCAAAAAAACCAATTCGATTATCCATATCCTCGGTGCAACTTCAGGGGATACGGGCGCTTCGGCCATCGAAGGGGTACGCGGCAAAGAAGGCATCCGCATCTGTATCCTACATCCGCACCAGAAGGTCAGTGAGGTACAAGCCCTGCAAATGACGACCGTTGACGATGCCAACGTCTTGAATCTAGCCGTGGAAGGCACTTTCGATGATTGCCAGCGCATTATCAAGGAGCTGTTCGCCGACGTGGACTTCAAGCATGAGTACCATTTGCGCGCGATCAACTCCATCAACATTGCGCGGATTCTGGCTCAGACGGTGTACTATTTCTATGCTTACTTCCAATTGGCGAAGCAAGGCGTTGACCGTAAGATCAGCTTCAGCGTGCCGACAGGCAACTTCGGCGATATCTTCGCTGGTTACCTTGCGCAGCAAATGGGATTGCCGATTCATAAGCTCATCTTGGCGACGAATGCGAACAACATTCTCGAGCGCTTCGTAAGTGAAGGCTTGTACCAACCAGGCGAATTCCGCGGTACGTACAGCCCTTCAATGGATATCCAAGTGGCGAGCAACTTCGAGCGTTACCTCTACTACTTGAATAATGGGAATAGTGACGTTGTATCCACGCTCATGGCTGAGTTCAAAGCCGAAGGGCGCATCGCCGTCGATGCGGATACGCTTAGCCACGTGCAGTCCGATTTCTCCGCGTACAGCGTGTCGAACGAAGAATGCCTCGACACATTGAGCGACTACTATGCGAAGTACGACTACCTGATGGATCCGCATACAGCATGCGGCGCAGCGGCAGCAGACAAGCTGGCGACAGCGGACGATGTGACCATCATTCTCTCCACAGCGCATCCGGCGAAGTTCGACGAATCTATCCGCCTTCGTGAGATCGCTCAGGAATATCCTGCACAGATTCAGGCCTTGTTCAACAAACCGCAAATCCGCACGGTTGTCAGCGGAACAAACGAAGCAATCAAAGATCAACTCGTGAAGTTCTTCTAA